From Gaiellales bacterium, the proteins below share one genomic window:
- a CDS encoding NAD(P)/FAD-dependent oxidoreductase, whose translation MDAIVIGAGHNGLVAANMLADAGWFVAVFEGADRPGGAVRTGELTEPGFRHDLFSSFYPLTAASPVFRRLRLDRYGLRFAHGPLALCHPAADGTCPFVSRDVEETLASLGGRAADEREFRELIGLWDRLGEDFMDALTGSFPPLVPLTRIAAKLRPAGTMELLRFASLPVRRFADERFESPLPGRLLAGNALHSDLHPESPGGALFAWILVGLARSVGFPCAEGGSQSITDALVARLRDRGGEVHCGLPVERVLVSRGRAAAVRTADGEVHPARRAVLADVGAPRLFLDLLEGAALPSRFVKELGRFQYDSATVKVDWALRAPIPWQAPDARRSPVVHVTESMNELTVGSGEIAQGLIPRIPFLVMGQYSMADPTRQPAGAETAWAYTHVPQRIDGDAAGELSGTWDERDQELIADRIEGRIERLAPGFRDLIAGRHVFTPVSMQATNPNLVNGAVNGGTAQLHQQLIFRPVPGLRRAATPVRGLYLASASAHPGGGVHGACGANAARAALSLRERGRRTFSRWPV comes from the coding sequence CATGCTCGCCGACGCCGGCTGGTTCGTGGCGGTATTCGAGGGCGCCGACCGGCCGGGCGGCGCCGTGCGCACCGGCGAGCTGACCGAGCCCGGCTTCCGGCACGATCTGTTCAGCTCGTTCTATCCGCTGACCGCCGCGTCGCCGGTGTTCCGTCGGCTTCGCCTCGACCGCTACGGCCTCCGGTTCGCGCACGGTCCGCTGGCGCTGTGCCATCCGGCCGCGGACGGCACGTGCCCGTTCGTGTCGCGGGACGTCGAGGAGACGCTGGCCTCCCTGGGAGGGCGGGCGGCGGACGAGCGCGAGTTCCGCGAGTTGATCGGTCTGTGGGATCGGCTGGGCGAGGACTTCATGGACGCGCTGACGGGGTCGTTCCCACCGCTGGTGCCGCTGACGCGGATCGCGGCGAAGCTCCGGCCCGCGGGGACGATGGAGCTGCTCCGCTTCGCCAGCCTGCCCGTCCGCCGGTTTGCGGACGAGCGGTTCGAGAGCCCGCTTCCGGGGCGGTTGCTCGCCGGGAACGCCCTTCACTCGGACCTGCACCCGGAGTCTCCGGGCGGCGCGCTGTTCGCGTGGATCCTGGTCGGGCTCGCGCGGTCGGTGGGGTTTCCGTGTGCCGAGGGCGGCTCGCAGTCGATCACGGATGCGCTCGTGGCCCGACTCCGCGATCGCGGCGGCGAGGTGCACTGCGGCCTGCCGGTGGAGCGCGTGCTCGTCAGCCGCGGGCGTGCGGCGGCGGTGCGCACGGCCGACGGGGAGGTGCATCCGGCGCGGCGGGCCGTGCTGGCCGACGTCGGCGCCCCGCGGCTGTTTCTCGACCTGCTCGAGGGCGCCGCGCTGCCGTCGCGATTCGTCAAGGAGCTCGGCCGGTTCCAGTACGACAGCGCCACGGTGAAGGTCGACTGGGCGCTGCGGGCGCCGATCCCGTGGCAGGCGCCGGACGCTCGACGGTCACCGGTCGTGCACGTGACCGAGAGCATGAACGAGCTCACCGTGGGATCGGGCGAGATCGCGCAGGGGCTGATCCCGCGGATCCCGTTCCTCGTCATGGGGCAGTACTCGATGGCCGACCCGACCAGGCAGCCGGCCGGCGCCGAGACGGCGTGGGCCTACACGCACGTGCCGCAACGGATCGACGGCGATGCGGCGGGCGAGCTGTCCGGCACGTGGGATGAACGCGATCAGGAGCTGATCGCCGATCGGATCGAGGGGCGGATCGAGCGCCTCGCGCCCGGCTTCCGCGACCTGATCGCGGGTCGGCACGTGTTCACTCCGGTGTCGATGCAGGCAACGAACCCGAACCTCGTCAACGGTGCCGTGAACGGCGGCACGGCGCAGCTGCACCAGCAGCTGATCTTCCGGCCGGTGCCGGGCCTTCGCCGGGCGGCCACTCCGGTGCGCGGCCTGTATCTCGCCTCCGCGTCGGCGCACCCGGGCGGAGGCGTGCATGGCGCATGCGGAGCGAACGCCGCGCGCGCCGCGCTCTCGTTGCGGGAGCGCGGGCGCCGGACGTTCAGCCGGTGGCCGGTCTAG
- a CDS encoding GAF and ANTAR domain-containing protein, which translates to MGEDMWEQKSQDDGDRRLHTLLSTGLELAVQTLGFDAATLTARQGSDLATLQATDRRLVALDDAQYESGAGPCIAVLDRHEPIYLEDATEPDGRWMHFARTAEHLGVASSLSLHLPVEGETVAGSLNLYARRRVRLGDEDIRAALPFAAHVAAAVESIDAYRSTVKLAQNMAEAMRSRAVIEQAKGMLMAEHQVDADQAFTMLVKVSQRGNVKLREVARRLVHSRSGSEPGDAEALPDSPEPDALDTA; encoded by the coding sequence ATGGGTGAAGATATGTGGGAGCAGAAGTCACAGGACGATGGGGACCGGCGGCTGCATACGCTGCTGTCCACGGGCTTGGAGCTGGCGGTTCAGACGCTCGGCTTCGATGCCGCCACGCTGACCGCGAGGCAGGGATCCGACCTGGCGACGCTGCAGGCGACCGACCGGCGGCTGGTCGCGCTGGACGACGCGCAGTATGAGTCGGGTGCCGGGCCGTGCATCGCGGTACTGGATCGCCACGAGCCGATCTACCTCGAAGACGCGACGGAGCCGGACGGGCGGTGGATGCACTTCGCCCGCACGGCCGAGCATCTCGGTGTCGCGTCGTCCCTGTCGCTGCACCTGCCGGTCGAGGGCGAGACGGTGGCAGGGTCGCTGAACCTCTACGCCAGACGCCGCGTCCGGCTCGGAGACGAGGACATCCGGGCGGCGCTGCCGTTCGCTGCGCACGTGGCCGCAGCCGTCGAGAGCATCGACGCGTACCGGTCGACCGTCAAGCTCGCCCAGAACATGGCCGAGGCCATGCGCTCACGCGCGGTCATCGAACAGGCGAAAGGCATGCTGATGGCCGAGCACCAGGTCGACGCCGACCAGGCGTTCACCATGCTCGTGAAGGTCTCGCAGCGCGGGAACGTGAAGCTTCGCGAGGTGGCGCGACGGCTCGTCCACAGCCGAAGCGGCAGTGAGCCCGGCGACGCTGAAGCGCTCCCCGACAGCCCCGAGCCCGATGCGCTGGACACCGCGTAG
- a CDS encoding gamma-glutamyl-gamma-aminobutyrate hydrolase family protein (Members of this family of hydrolases with an active site Cys residue belong to MEROPS family C26.), which produces MAAVTGTRRRPVIGYTIMLADSMLGETEPGLRDPLERLGALPIMLPRRTSVGDVPQLLDMLDGVLLSGGDDVHPRHYGHEQHELTKPAPDEEDAFELELARGALERGMPVLGICRGIQVMAVADGGTLTQDVETLHEGAHRHRHSWRDLALEPPGEHWHRIVTQPGSAVERWMAGGEPVVNSFHHQCVASTGRRLAATARTEDGVIETVERVDGRGFAAGMQWHNELMWRRDERYLRPFEDFGHAATMHARSRDAGLAPRPARARALS; this is translated from the coding sequence GTGGCTGCGGTGACCGGGACGCGGCGCCGGCCGGTGATCGGCTACACGATCATGCTGGCCGACTCGATGCTGGGCGAGACCGAGCCCGGCCTGCGCGATCCGCTGGAGCGGCTCGGCGCGCTGCCGATCATGCTGCCGCGCCGCACCTCGGTCGGCGATGTGCCGCAGCTGCTCGACATGCTGGACGGCGTGCTCCTGTCGGGCGGCGACGACGTCCACCCGCGGCACTACGGTCACGAGCAGCACGAGCTGACGAAGCCGGCGCCCGACGAGGAGGACGCATTCGAGCTGGAGCTGGCCCGCGGGGCGCTCGAGCGCGGCATGCCGGTGCTCGGGATCTGCCGCGGCATCCAGGTGATGGCGGTGGCCGACGGAGGGACGCTGACGCAGGACGTCGAGACGCTGCACGAGGGAGCGCACCGGCACCGGCACAGCTGGCGCGACCTCGCGCTGGAACCGCCCGGCGAGCACTGGCACCGGATCGTGACGCAGCCCGGATCGGCGGTGGAGCGGTGGATGGCCGGCGGCGAGCCGGTCGTGAACTCGTTCCACCACCAGTGCGTCGCGTCCACGGGCAGGCGCCTGGCCGCGACCGCTCGCACCGAGGACGGCGTGATCGAGACGGTCGAGCGCGTCGACGGCCGGGGCTTCGCGGCCGGGATGCAGTGGCACAACGAGCTGATGTGGCGGCGCGACGAGCGCTACCTGCGGCCGTTCGAGGACTTCGGGCATGCCGCGACGATGCACGCGCGGAGTCGTGACGCAGGGCTGGCACCGAGACCCGCCCGCGCTCGCGCGCTGTCGTGA
- a CDS encoding glycosyltransferase family 2 protein, with protein MGIPLTPLRTAGLLVALAFALLTIRSYREGKIGNGDLLMRFLVFVLPLLVLSAVPEVIGWGFDEFSFKRGGGRQILGATVLAVAIMYLFAFSLSGRQERSRRDLTRLIENLALEQFQQYGRPEAFAGGIAVVIPAYNEAGNIHHVLEALPERICNLPLHAIVIDDGSADRTTEAARAAGAAAVRLPMNRGQGAALRTGYRLALVTGAEIVVTMDADGQHQPSELSRLVSPIVAGEVDVVGGSRVLGDADPNHAARELGIKLFAQLLSLLTWSKVTDPACGYRAIRTQALRGLEFRQDQFHNSEFIVEASKKKLRSVEVPVTITQRISGISKKPAHFRYGMGFANALVRAWLR; from the coding sequence ATGGGCATCCCGCTGACGCCGCTTCGCACCGCCGGACTGCTCGTGGCGCTGGCCTTCGCGCTGCTCACGATCCGCAGCTACCGGGAGGGCAAGATCGGCAACGGCGACCTGCTGATGCGGTTCCTGGTGTTCGTGCTGCCGCTGCTCGTGCTGTCGGCGGTGCCGGAGGTGATCGGGTGGGGGTTCGATGAGTTCAGCTTCAAGCGCGGCGGCGGACGGCAGATCCTCGGCGCGACGGTGCTCGCCGTGGCCATCATGTACCTGTTTGCGTTCTCGCTGTCCGGTCGGCAGGAGCGGTCGCGGCGCGACCTGACCCGGCTGATCGAGAACCTGGCGCTCGAGCAGTTCCAGCAGTACGGGCGCCCGGAGGCGTTCGCGGGCGGGATTGCCGTCGTCATCCCCGCCTACAACGAGGCCGGGAACATCCACCACGTGCTCGAGGCGCTGCCCGAGCGGATCTGCAACCTGCCGCTGCACGCGATCGTGATCGATGACGGGTCGGCCGACCGGACGACCGAGGCCGCACGGGCGGCCGGCGCGGCCGCGGTGCGTCTCCCGATGAACCGCGGCCAGGGCGCCGCTCTGCGCACCGGCTACCGGCTGGCGCTGGTGACCGGCGCCGAGATCGTCGTGACGATGGACGCGGACGGCCAGCACCAGCCGTCGGAGCTGTCGCGCCTCGTCTCGCCGATCGTGGCCGGGGAGGTTGACGTGGTCGGCGGCTCGCGCGTGCTCGGCGACGCCGATCCGAACCATGCGGCGCGGGAGCTCGGGATCAAGCTCTTCGCCCAGCTGCTGTCGCTGCTGACCTGGAGCAAGGTCACCGACCCGGCGTGCGGGTACCGGGCGATCCGCACGCAGGCCCTGCGCGGGCTCGAGTTCCGGCAGGATCAGTTCCACAACTCGGAGTTCATCGTCGAGGCGTCGAAGAAGAAGCTGCGCTCGGTCGAGGTGCCGGTGACGATCACGCAGCGCATCTCGGGCATCAGCAAGAAGCCGGCACACTTCCGCTACGGCATGGGGTTCGCCAACGCCCTGGTACGCGCGTGGCTGCGGTGA
- a CDS encoding NAD-dependent epimerase/dehydratase family protein encodes MRVLILGGDGYLGWPTAMRFSGKGHEVAVVDNFARRRWHQEAGTDSLTPIATLDERIAAWREVSGKAIESHVGDIAEGTFVADIVRDFQPETIIHYGEQPSAPWSMQSVDHAVITQQANVVGTLKLLWAMRDHVPDAHLVKLGTMGEYGTPNIDIEEGYIEIEHKGRKDTLPFPKLPGSFYHLSKVHDSHNIHFACRIWGIRATDLNQGVVYGIETPETKLDERLLTRFDYDQAFGTALNRFCVQAMIGHPLTVYGTGGQTRGFLNIVDTLQCVELTADNPADPGEFRVYNQFTESFTVAELAEKVREAAGVLGVDVTVDNLQNPRVELEEHYYNPVHTKLPSLGLRPALLSETLIESVLQTIERYKHRVIAEGINPSTLWRGRPLAKVD; translated from the coding sequence ATGCGAGTACTGATTCTGGGCGGCGACGGCTACCTGGGCTGGCCCACGGCCATGCGCTTCTCGGGCAAGGGGCACGAGGTGGCGGTGGTCGACAACTTCGCCCGCCGCCGCTGGCACCAGGAGGCCGGCACCGACTCGCTGACGCCGATCGCGACGCTCGACGAGCGCATCGCCGCCTGGCGGGAGGTATCCGGGAAGGCGATCGAGTCGCACGTCGGCGACATCGCCGAGGGCACCTTCGTCGCCGACATCGTCCGCGACTTCCAGCCGGAGACGATCATCCACTACGGCGAGCAGCCGAGCGCCCCGTGGTCGATGCAGAGCGTCGACCACGCCGTCATCACGCAGCAGGCCAACGTCGTGGGCACCCTGAAGCTGCTGTGGGCGATGCGCGACCACGTCCCCGATGCGCACCTGGTCAAGCTGGGCACGATGGGCGAGTACGGCACGCCCAACATCGATATCGAAGAGGGCTACATCGAGATCGAGCACAAGGGCCGCAAGGACACGCTGCCGTTCCCGAAGCTGCCCGGCTCGTTCTACCACCTGTCGAAGGTGCACGACAGCCACAACATCCACTTCGCCTGCCGGATCTGGGGCATCCGCGCGACCGACCTGAACCAGGGCGTCGTGTACGGCATCGAGACCCCCGAGACGAAGCTCGACGAGCGCCTGCTGACGCGGTTCGACTACGACCAGGCGTTCGGCACCGCGCTCAACCGCTTCTGCGTGCAGGCGATGATCGGCCATCCGCTGACCGTCTACGGCACGGGCGGCCAGACGCGCGGGTTCCTGAACATCGTCGACACGCTGCAGTGCGTCGAGCTGACCGCCGACAACCCCGCCGACCCGGGCGAGTTCCGCGTCTACAACCAGTTCACGGAGTCGTTCACCGTGGCGGAGCTGGCGGAGAAGGTGCGCGAGGCAGCGGGCGTGCTCGGCGTCGACGTGACCGTCGACAACCTGCAGAACCCGCGCGTCGAGCTCGAGGAGCACTATTACAACCCGGTGCACACGAAGCTGCCGTCGCTCGGGCTGCGGCCGGCGCTGCTCTCCGAGACGCTGATCGAGTCCGTGCTCCAGACGATCGAGCGCTACAAGCACCGGGTCATCGCCGAGGGCATCAACCCGAGCACCCTGTGGCGCGGCCGGCCGCTGGCCAAGGTCGACTAG
- a CDS encoding DUF6541 family protein has protein sequence MSSRFEPVALLAAPAGLLAARLLGIDALAVWCAFAVCVMLPGWGAMRLLRVERELGLAGAAVVSTSLGLAVWIAPLAAAFVAGLPLGAPLAVVIAAGVVLCLAALTRPLLFERVEWWEVVAGALAAAAFGLVAWRLSTGIISDALFHVGRMRKLADLGSLSITDISSYRDGAPHAGYAFPLLHAAFAGTARVAGVDVATAFVYLLPLCAFLAMTGAFAVARSLTGWTAAGYLAAAVLAWDLVTLINGLIMQVNQPPVFTFFVLTPAALLLFIGAMRGSRSAAWAAMAAVTVIALVHPTYAAPSLAIAVGIALGSWRAHVRMPPVALEALGASFVASGAVAAWIWWVAIDGGQRRHVITHSDEFLHHGARAILMYPWAPVFGRGYVLIAVLGLVLLVRYRDMLPAAGAMLAPLALLLVPGVSTAVLAVSGMGQFHRFWQVLPWPEVLAAAACVVAGLLGWRRGLALAIALAVVMDVARVQHGFWRQPTSIIVIAALIAVLITLVARPRKIVDAGPWWVSSLLVAGIMLGPVWHGYDRVWNEAKAGPHRQVRDDLRTVLTPDVWRYFRRLHGPPPVVLGEDHRVFELLAYADVYAAALPEARSRAEPKVDTQGRLQDEVRFFDPTTAPAERTALIHRLHAGYVLLDTEGQSDVAPQILSQPGLRLVYRGPRFVILRVER, from the coding sequence ATGTCCTCGCGATTCGAACCGGTGGCGCTGCTCGCCGCGCCGGCCGGTCTGCTCGCTGCCCGCCTGCTCGGCATCGACGCGCTCGCCGTCTGGTGCGCGTTCGCCGTCTGCGTGATGCTGCCCGGCTGGGGCGCGATGCGGCTGCTGCGCGTCGAGCGCGAGCTGGGCCTCGCAGGCGCCGCCGTCGTCTCGACATCCCTCGGCCTGGCGGTGTGGATCGCCCCGCTGGCCGCGGCGTTCGTCGCGGGCCTACCGCTCGGTGCGCCGCTTGCCGTGGTGATCGCGGCGGGCGTGGTGCTCTGCCTGGCCGCACTCACCCGGCCGCTGCTGTTCGAGCGGGTCGAGTGGTGGGAGGTCGTTGCGGGCGCGCTCGCGGCGGCCGCGTTCGGCCTCGTGGCGTGGCGCCTCTCGACGGGAATCATCTCGGATGCGCTGTTCCACGTCGGGCGGATGCGCAAACTGGCCGATCTCGGCTCGCTGTCGATCACCGACATCTCCTCCTATCGCGACGGCGCGCCGCACGCCGGCTACGCGTTCCCCCTTCTGCACGCCGCGTTCGCCGGAACCGCTCGCGTCGCCGGGGTCGACGTCGCCACCGCGTTCGTCTACCTGCTGCCGCTCTGTGCCTTTCTCGCCATGACAGGCGCCTTCGCGGTGGCCCGGTCGCTGACCGGCTGGACGGCGGCCGGATACCTGGCCGCCGCGGTGCTCGCATGGGACCTCGTGACGCTCATCAACGGGCTGATCATGCAGGTCAACCAGCCGCCCGTGTTCACGTTCTTCGTACTGACTCCGGCGGCGCTCCTGCTCTTCATCGGGGCGATGCGGGGATCTCGGTCAGCCGCGTGGGCGGCCATGGCCGCCGTCACCGTGATCGCGCTCGTGCATCCCACGTACGCGGCGCCGTCGCTCGCCATCGCGGTCGGCATCGCACTCGGATCCTGGCGTGCCCACGTCCGCATGCCGCCCGTCGCGCTCGAGGCGCTGGGGGCGTCGTTCGTCGCCAGCGGCGCCGTTGCGGCGTGGATCTGGTGGGTGGCGATCGACGGCGGCCAGCGCCGCCACGTCATCACGCACTCCGACGAGTTTCTCCACCACGGCGCCCGCGCGATCCTCATGTATCCGTGGGCGCCAGTCTTCGGAAGAGGGTATGTCCTGATCGCCGTGCTGGGGCTCGTGCTGCTGGTGCGCTATCGCGACATGCTGCCGGCGGCCGGCGCGATGCTGGCCCCGCTGGCGCTGCTGCTGGTGCCCGGTGTCAGCACGGCGGTGCTCGCGGTGAGCGGGATGGGGCAGTTCCACCGCTTCTGGCAGGTGCTGCCCTGGCCCGAGGTGCTGGCCGCCGCGGCCTGCGTGGTTGCCGGGCTGCTCGGGTGGCGCCGCGGCCTGGCGCTCGCGATCGCGCTCGCGGTCGTCATGGACGTGGCGCGCGTGCAGCACGGGTTCTGGCGGCAGCCGACGAGCATCATCGTGATCGCCGCCCTGATCGCGGTGCTGATCACGCTCGTCGCGCGGCCGCGCAAGATCGTCGACGCCGGCCCCTGGTGGGTGTCGTCGCTGCTGGTCGCGGGCATCATGCTGGGACCCGTCTGGCATGGGTACGACCGGGTCTGGAACGAGGCGAAGGCGGGCCCGCACCGCCAGGTTCGCGACGACCTGCGGACCGTGCTGACTCCGGACGTCTGGCGGTATTTCCGCCGGCTGCACGGTCCGCCGCCGGTGGTGCTCGGCGAGGACCACCGGGTCTTCGAGCTGCTCGCCTACGCGGACGTGTACGCCGCGGCGCTGCCCGAGGCGCGCTCTCGGGCGGAGCCGAAGGTGGACACCCAGGGGCGGCTGCAGGACGAGGTCAGGTTCTTCGATCCGACCACCGCGCCGGCGGAGCGAACCGCGTTGATCCACCGGCTGCACGCGGGCTACGTCCTGCTGGACACGGAGGGGCAGTCCGACGTGGCGCCCCAGATCCTTTCGCAGCCGGGCCTCCGTCTCGTCTACCGCGGTCCGCGGTTCGTGATCCTCCGCGTCGAGCGGTAG
- a CDS encoding oligosaccharide flippase family protein codes for MSDHRTLLSGTALNIVGLAAGVAAAFGVQVLMGRHLGRPGLGVVTVAVQVAFVAAAGSRFGMDLSAVRDVAIRRGADRLATLRSLVERCTAIAFGVSVAAAVAIGAVAIVAGDREIAIAAASVPLAAAANVYLGATRGLKAMAPTLWVFWIGQPLTWILLAGAAFAAGGGIDAAVWCYDASWLLGAIAARALWRSASAGFGDRPATPEEVRAAVRFGLPRAPSALLAQALFWADLWVVGGYVSDAQVGTYAAVGRISQVLLLFLTSVNLLFSPFAADLHARGMREELDSLFKSATRWALAATVPVVIILWVGAADVLAAFGPRYQGGEDALRILLAGQLVNVATGSVAFVLIMVGRTGLDLVDNVVAVAVLVALAAPLSSAYGIEGAAIASAVAIGGVNLLRLVQVARTVGIQPYTGDYGRLLLPAAGCLTAALLAHAATSSDAWFVALLATGAAAGAVYLVLLPAGLPPGEREALYRSTRRITNRGPR; via the coding sequence ATGAGCGACCACCGCACCCTCCTCTCCGGCACCGCCCTCAACATCGTCGGCCTCGCCGCCGGCGTGGCGGCGGCGTTCGGCGTGCAGGTGCTCATGGGACGCCACCTGGGACGGCCGGGCCTCGGCGTGGTCACCGTCGCGGTTCAGGTCGCGTTCGTCGCTGCGGCCGGCAGCCGCTTCGGGATGGATCTGTCCGCCGTCCGCGACGTTGCCATCCGGCGCGGTGCCGACCGGCTGGCGACGCTGCGCAGCCTGGTCGAGCGGTGCACCGCGATCGCATTCGGCGTCAGCGTCGCCGCGGCCGTTGCGATCGGCGCGGTCGCCATCGTCGCAGGGGACCGGGAGATCGCCATCGCGGCGGCGTCGGTGCCGCTGGCGGCCGCCGCCAACGTCTACCTGGGAGCGACCCGCGGACTCAAGGCCATGGCACCCACGTTGTGGGTGTTCTGGATCGGTCAGCCGCTGACATGGATCCTCCTCGCCGGGGCCGCCTTCGCCGCCGGCGGCGGCATCGACGCCGCGGTCTGGTGCTACGACGCATCGTGGCTGCTCGGCGCGATCGCCGCGCGGGCGCTCTGGCGCAGCGCAAGCGCAGGGTTCGGCGACCGGCCGGCGACGCCGGAGGAGGTGCGGGCGGCGGTCCGCTTCGGCCTTCCCCGCGCCCCGTCTGCGCTCCTCGCCCAGGCGCTGTTCTGGGCCGACCTCTGGGTGGTCGGCGGCTACGTGTCGGACGCACAGGTGGGCACCTACGCGGCCGTCGGCCGCATCTCGCAGGTGCTCCTGCTCTTCCTCACCTCCGTGAACCTGCTCTTCTCCCCCTTCGCGGCCGACCTCCACGCGCGCGGCATGCGGGAGGAGCTGGACAGCCTGTTCAAGAGCGCGACGCGCTGGGCGCTCGCCGCCACCGTGCCCGTCGTGATCATCCTCTGGGTCGGGGCCGCGGACGTGCTGGCCGCGTTCGGGCCGCGCTACCAGGGCGGCGAGGACGCGCTCCGCATCCTGCTCGCCGGGCAGCTGGTCAACGTGGCCACCGGCAGCGTCGCCTTCGTGCTGATCATGGTCGGCCGCACGGGGCTCGATCTCGTCGACAATGTCGTCGCGGTGGCCGTGCTCGTCGCGCTGGCCGCTCCCCTCTCCTCTGCGTACGGGATCGAGGGCGCGGCGATCGCGTCCGCCGTCGCGATCGGGGGGGTCAACCTGCTGCGGCTGGTGCAGGTCGCGCGCACGGTCGGCATCCAGCCGTACACCGGCGACTACGGCCGGCTGCTCCTGCCGGCCGCCGGGTGCCTGACGGCGGCGCTGCTCGCGCACGCGGCGACCTCGAGCGACGCCTGGTTCGTCGCGCTGCTTGCCACCGGGGCCGCCGCCGGAGCCGTGTACCTCGTGCTGCTTCCCGCCGGGCTGCCGCCGGGCGAGCGCGAGGCGCTCTACCGCTCGACGCGGAGGATCACGAACCGCGGACCGCGGTAG
- a CDS encoding polysaccharide deacetylase family protein yields MVAVAAAIAAVAGPRLDRDAIAHERAASSTPHPRPAPHHAHRAVPARRPSRAPVPILMYHVIGEPSAGAPYPGLFVTPSAFRGQVGWLRVHGFRAVTLDRAVAAWAGHASLPRHPVVLSFDDGYLGDFTVARPVLARLHWPGVLNLIVSRMRPGDSASLTRGMVRGLIRRGWEVDSHTMTHPDLTALSPAALRREVARSRELLRRMFHIPVEGFCYPAGRYDAGVLAGVRRAGYRFATTEIPGAAVATGNRLLLPRIRVSAGERAGQLGSVVERALTAAHSR; encoded by the coding sequence ATGGTCGCCGTGGCGGCGGCGATCGCCGCCGTGGCCGGGCCGCGCCTCGACCGCGATGCCATCGCGCACGAGCGGGCCGCGTCTTCGACGCCACATCCGCGTCCCGCCCCGCACCACGCGCATCGGGCCGTGCCGGCGCGGCGGCCCAGCCGGGCGCCGGTGCCGATCCTGATGTACCACGTGATCGGTGAGCCGTCCGCCGGGGCGCCGTATCCGGGCCTGTTCGTGACGCCCTCGGCGTTTCGCGGGCAGGTGGGGTGGCTGCGCGTCCACGGGTTCCGGGCCGTCACGCTCGACAGGGCGGTGGCCGCATGGGCCGGGCACGCCTCGCTGCCCCGCCATCCGGTCGTGCTCTCGTTCGACGACGGCTACCTCGGCGACTTCACCGTCGCGCGCCCGGTGCTCGCGCGGCTCCACTGGCCGGGGGTGCTCAACCTGATCGTGAGCCGCATGCGTCCCGGCGACAGCGCGAGCCTGACGCGCGGAATGGTGCGCGGGCTGATCCGCCGCGGCTGGGAGGTCGACTCGCACACGATGACCCACCCTGACCTGACCGCGCTCTCACCGGCCGCGCTGCGGCGGGAGGTGGCGAGGTCTCGAGAGCTCCTGCGCAGGATGTTCCACATCCCGGTCGAGGGCTTCTGCTACCCCGCCGGGCGGTACGACGCGGGTGTGCTGGCCGGCGTGCGGCGTGCCGGCTACCGGTTTGCGACGACCGAGATCCCTGGAGCGGCGGTGGCCACCGGAAACCGGCTGCTGCTGCCGCGGATCCGGGTGTCGGCAGGGGAGCGCGCGGGGCAGCTCGGCTCGGTTGTCGAGCGGGCGCTGACCGCGGCTCACTCGAGGTAG